From Stenotrophomonas nitritireducens, the proteins below share one genomic window:
- a CDS encoding GNAT family N-acetyltransferase, translating into MTQLRVLSHLRDVGAPAWDGLHGGSNPFISHAFLSGLEQHGCLRPEWGWQAQHLSLWRNDELVAAAPGYLKQNSHGEFVFDHAWANAYARHGLEYFPKWLGGVPYSPVTGPRLLARSEADRQALLQAIVAHVQDEALSSAHINFHLAEESPLFGAQWLQRDDVQFQWQRRPEWNAFDDFLAAMDHKRRKNIRQERAKVAQAGITFVTRHGDETSDDELRSMHGFYLQTFAEYGNAPALTLAFLRHLAAQMPRQLVLFLALQDGEPIAGALCLRGTDTLYGRYWGGATLPGLHFETCYYQGIDYCLREGLQRFEPGAQGEHKLARGFLPTRVQSHHWLAHPQFRDAARDWCRREREDLAHYEADLLRHSPFKQEDPAQ; encoded by the coding sequence ATGACGCAACTCCGAGTCCTTTCCCATCTGCGAGACGTCGGTGCGCCTGCTTGGGATGGCCTGCACGGCGGCAGCAATCCCTTCATCAGCCATGCCTTTCTCAGTGGGCTGGAACAGCATGGCTGCCTGCGCCCGGAATGGGGCTGGCAAGCCCAGCACCTGAGCCTGTGGCGCAATGACGAACTTGTCGCTGCCGCACCCGGTTATCTGAAGCAGAACTCGCACGGCGAGTTCGTGTTCGACCACGCCTGGGCCAATGCCTACGCACGCCATGGGCTGGAGTACTTCCCGAAATGGCTGGGCGGTGTGCCCTACTCGCCGGTTACCGGGCCGCGCCTGCTGGCCCGCAGCGAGGCAGACCGCCAGGCGCTGCTGCAGGCCATCGTTGCGCATGTGCAGGACGAGGCGCTGTCCTCGGCACATATCAACTTCCATCTGGCCGAAGAGAGCCCGCTGTTCGGCGCGCAGTGGCTGCAGCGCGACGATGTGCAGTTCCAGTGGCAGCGCCGCCCTGAATGGAACGCTTTCGATGATTTCCTCGCCGCGATGGACCACAAGCGGCGCAAGAACATCCGTCAGGAACGTGCCAAGGTCGCACAGGCCGGCATTACTTTCGTGACGCGTCACGGTGATGAAACCAGTGACGACGAACTGCGGTCGATGCATGGCTTCTACCTGCAGACCTTCGCCGAATATGGCAATGCGCCTGCACTGACGCTTGCCTTCCTGCGCCACCTGGCGGCACAGATGCCGCGCCAGCTGGTGCTGTTCCTTGCCCTGCAGGACGGCGAACCCATCGCCGGCGCGCTGTGCCTGCGCGGCACCGATACGCTGTACGGCCGTTATTGGGGCGGTGCCACCCTGCCCGGCCTGCATTTTGAAACCTGTTACTACCAGGGCATCGATTACTGCCTGCGCGAGGGCCTGCAGCGCTTCGAACCCGGCGCGCAGGGCGAGCACAAACTGGCGCGTGGCTTCCTGCCGACCCGGGTGCAAAGCCATCATTGGCTTGCGCATCCCCAGTTCCGTGATGCGGCGCGCGACTGGTGCCGCCGCGAGCGCGAAGATCTTGCCCACTACGAGGCCGACCTGCTGCGCCATTCGCCGTTCAAACAGGAAGATCCAGCGCAATGA
- the trxB gene encoding thioredoxin-disulfide reductase encodes MSTSSLPTKHTRLLILGSGPAGWTSAVYGARANLKPLVVTGLQQGGQLMTTTEVDNWPGDAHGLMGPDLMARMQAHAERFDTEVVFDHIHTADLSKRPFTLTGDSTQYTADALIIATGATAKYLGIPSEEAFKGRGVSACATCDGFFYKDQDVVVVGGGNTAVEEALYLSNIARKVYLVHRRDTLKAEKIMQDKLFAKVAAGKIETVWHHQVDEVLGNDAGVTGVRVKSTLDGSTRDIEAHGFFVAIGHQPNTELFTGQLAMNNGYLEIRSGLGGNATMTSVEGVFAAGDVADQHYRQAITSAGFGCMAALDAERFLDEKGA; translated from the coding sequence ATGAGCACTTCCAGCCTCCCGACCAAGCACACCCGCCTGTTGATCCTCGGCTCTGGCCCCGCCGGCTGGACCTCTGCGGTCTATGGCGCGCGCGCCAACCTGAAGCCGCTGGTGGTGACCGGCCTGCAGCAGGGCGGCCAGCTGATGACCACTACCGAAGTCGACAACTGGCCGGGCGATGCCCACGGCCTGATGGGTCCGGACCTGATGGCGCGGATGCAGGCCCATGCCGAGCGCTTCGATACCGAGGTGGTATTCGACCACATCCATACCGCCGATCTGTCCAAGCGCCCGTTCACCCTGACCGGTGACAGTACCCAGTACACCGCCGATGCGCTGATCATCGCCACCGGCGCCACCGCCAAGTACCTGGGCATTCCGTCCGAGGAAGCCTTCAAGGGCCGCGGCGTGTCGGCCTGCGCCACCTGCGACGGCTTCTTCTACAAGGACCAGGACGTGGTCGTGGTCGGCGGCGGCAACACCGCGGTCGAAGAAGCGCTGTACCTGTCCAACATCGCCCGCAAGGTCTACCTGGTCCACCGCCGCGACACGTTGAAGGCAGAAAAGATCATGCAGGACAAGCTGTTCGCCAAGGTTGCTGCCGGCAAGATCGAGACCGTGTGGCACCACCAGGTGGACGAAGTGCTGGGCAATGACGCTGGTGTCACCGGCGTGCGCGTGAAGTCCACGCTGGACGGCAGCACCCGCGATATCGAAGCCCATGGCTTCTTCGTCGCCATCGGCCACCAGCCCAACACCGAGCTGTTCACCGGCCAGCTGGCCATGAACAACGGCTACCTGGAAATCCGCTCCGGCCTGGGCGGCAACGCCACCATGACCTCGGTCGAAGGCGTATTCGCCGCCGGCGACGTGGCCGACCAGCACTACCGCCAAGCCATCACCTCGGCCGGCTTCGGCTGCATGGCCGCACTGGACGCCGAACGCTTCCTGGACGAAAAGGGCGCCTGA
- a CDS encoding DNA translocase FtsK, whose amino-acid sequence MAKQVPERDKSPKAAADARKQAAAADNPRRQKLWRDLALIAIAPALLYLLASLFTYSPTDPGWSQSGSVIAPVHNMGGKVGAWIADVLRQLFGYVAYLIPVMLAAVAWIAMFGLKKNDERGQDDLGPALRLVGIVGFLIGATGFLYLRLPPGDVARAGGGLGVLVGKSLQTGFGPVGSNLFLLVLLLTSITLATGLSWFAVMEKIGKWVLALGPVLNKKKEQASEWQQTRVLREEREEVRKVDAEVRAKREPVKIEPRPAPVIEKSDRAKRETQIPMFQGVNGDGSDIPPLALLDDPKPQPKGYDEQTLETLSRQIEFKLKDFRIDAQVVGAYPGPVITRFEIEPAPGIKVSQISSLDKDIARGLSVKSVRVVDVIPGKSVIGLEIPNVTREMIFLSELLRSKEYDKSASPLTLALGKDIAGRPTVADLARMPHLLVAGTTGSGKSVAVNAMVLSLLYKASPKDLRMLMIDPKMLELSVYQGIPHLLAPVVTDMKEAGNGLRWCVAEMERRYKLMSAVGVRNLAGFNKKVKDAIDAGQPLMDPLFKPNPEMGEAPRPLEPLPFIVIFIDEFADMMMIVGKKVEELIARLAQKARAAGIHLILATQRPSVDVITGLIKANIPTRIAFQVSSKIDSRTILDQSGAEALLGNGDMLYLPPGTAMPDRVHGAFVSDEEVHRVVEHLKASGPTDYIEGVLDEVQTMGDGVVVGANGLPESSASAGDESDPLYDEALRIVTETRRASISGVQRRLKIGYNRAARLIEAMEAAGVVTAPEHNGDRTVLAPPPPKH is encoded by the coding sequence GTGGCGAAACAGGTCCCGGAACGCGACAAGAGCCCCAAGGCTGCCGCTGACGCGCGCAAGCAGGCGGCTGCAGCAGACAATCCGCGTCGACAGAAGTTATGGCGTGACCTGGCGTTGATCGCGATCGCGCCGGCCTTGCTGTACCTGCTGGCCAGTCTGTTCACCTATTCCCCCACCGATCCGGGCTGGTCACAGTCGGGCTCGGTGATTGCGCCCGTGCACAACATGGGCGGCAAGGTCGGCGCATGGATTGCCGATGTGCTGCGCCAGTTGTTCGGCTATGTGGCCTATTTGATTCCGGTGATGCTTGCCGCGGTGGCCTGGATCGCCATGTTCGGCCTGAAGAAGAACGACGAGCGTGGCCAGGATGATCTGGGCCCGGCGTTGCGCCTGGTGGGCATTGTCGGCTTCCTGATTGGTGCCACCGGTTTCCTGTACCTGCGCCTGCCGCCGGGCGACGTGGCCCGCGCGGGCGGCGGCCTGGGCGTGCTGGTGGGCAAATCGCTGCAGACCGGTTTCGGGCCAGTCGGCAGCAACCTGTTCCTGCTGGTGCTGCTGCTCACCTCGATCACGCTGGCCACCGGCCTGTCGTGGTTTGCGGTGATGGAGAAGATCGGCAAGTGGGTACTGGCCCTGGGGCCGGTGCTCAACAAGAAGAAAGAACAGGCCAGCGAGTGGCAGCAGACCCGCGTGCTGCGCGAGGAGCGCGAGGAAGTGCGCAAGGTGGACGCCGAGGTGCGCGCCAAGCGCGAGCCGGTGAAGATCGAGCCACGCCCGGCACCGGTGATCGAGAAGAGCGACCGCGCTAAGCGCGAGACCCAGATCCCGATGTTCCAGGGCGTCAATGGCGACGGCTCGGACATCCCGCCGCTGGCGCTGCTGGACGATCCCAAGCCGCAGCCCAAGGGCTATGACGAACAGACCCTGGAAACCCTGTCGCGGCAGATCGAGTTCAAGCTCAAGGATTTCCGCATCGATGCGCAGGTGGTGGGGGCGTATCCGGGCCCGGTGATCACCCGATTCGAAATCGAGCCGGCGCCGGGTATCAAGGTCAGCCAGATCAGCTCGCTGGACAAGGACATCGCGCGCGGGCTTTCGGTCAAATCGGTGCGCGTGGTCGATGTGATTCCGGGCAAGTCGGTGATCGGCCTGGAAATCCCCAACGTCACCCGCGAAATGATCTTCCTTTCCGAGCTGTTGCGCTCCAAGGAATACGACAAGTCGGCCAGCCCGCTGACCCTGGCGCTGGGCAAGGACATTGCCGGCCGCCCGACCGTGGCCGATCTGGCGCGCATGCCACACCTGCTGGTGGCCGGTACCACCGGCTCGGGCAAGTCCGTGGCGGTCAACGCGATGGTGCTGAGCCTGCTGTACAAGGCCAGCCCGAAAGACCTGCGCATGCTGATGATCGACCCGAAGATGCTGGAGCTCAGCGTCTATCAGGGCATCCCGCATCTGCTGGCGCCGGTGGTTACCGATATGAAGGAGGCCGGCAACGGCCTGCGGTGGTGCGTGGCCGAAATGGAGCGCCGCTACAAGCTGATGAGCGCCGTGGGCGTGCGCAACCTGGCCGGCTTCAACAAGAAGGTGAAGGACGCCATCGACGCCGGCCAGCCGCTGATGGACCCGCTGTTCAAGCCCAACCCGGAGATGGGCGAGGCGCCGCGTCCGCTGGAACCGCTGCCGTTCATCGTCATCTTCATCGACGAATTCGCCGACATGATGATGATCGTCGGCAAGAAGGTCGAAGAGCTGATCGCGCGCCTGGCGCAGAAGGCGCGTGCGGCCGGCATCCATCTGATCCTGGCCACGCAGCGGCCGTCGGTGGACGTGATCACCGGACTGATCAAGGCCAACATCCCGACCCGTATCGCCTTCCAGGTGAGTTCCAAGATCGACTCGCGCACCATCCTGGACCAGTCCGGCGCCGAGGCGCTGCTTGGCAACGGCGACATGCTGTACCTGCCACCCGGCACGGCAATGCCGGACCGCGTGCATGGCGCCTTCGTCTCTGATGAAGAAGTGCACCGCGTGGTTGAACACCTGAAGGCCAGCGGCCCCACCGATTACATCGAGGGCGTGCTGGACGAAGTGCAGACCATGGGCGACGGCGTGGTGGTCGGCGCCAACGGCCTGCCGGAAAGCAGCGCCAGTGCCGGCGACGAATCCGATCCGCTGTACGACGAGGCGCTGCGCATCGTTACCGAAACCCGCCGCGCCTCCATCTCCGGTGTGCAGCGCCGCCTGAAGATCGGCTACAACCGCGCCGCGCGCCTGATCGAGGCGATGGAAGCGGCGGGCGTGGTCACCGCGCCCGAACACAATGGCGACCGCACCGTGCTGGCACCGCCACCGCCGAAGCACTGA
- the lolA gene encoding outer membrane lipoprotein chaperone LolA, which produces MTAFLRHSVLAVALACAGLAADAHAGARDDLKSFTNGLRGLDGQFAQQVVDLRGRVKESSSGRVALSAPRQFRWEYTRPHPQLIIADGSKLWVYEPDLEQARVSPQGTEEQNNPLTALINPALLEQQYDISEEAAPRDGMQWLSLTPKRDTQASFDVAALGFSGGGLSRMELVDAVGQRTIITFSGWKKNPSFAAGTFRFVPGKDVDVVGER; this is translated from the coding sequence ATGACTGCATTTCTGCGCCACTCCGTTCTTGCTGTTGCCTTGGCTTGCGCCGGCCTTGCCGCGGATGCCCATGCCGGCGCCCGCGATGACCTGAAATCCTTCACCAATGGCCTGCGTGGCCTTGATGGCCAGTTCGCGCAGCAGGTGGTGGACTTGCGCGGCCGGGTCAAGGAATCCTCCAGCGGCCGCGTGGCGCTGTCGGCGCCGCGCCAGTTCCGCTGGGAATACACCCGTCCGCATCCGCAGCTGATCATCGCGGACGGTAGCAAGCTGTGGGTCTACGAGCCGGACCTGGAGCAGGCTCGGGTCAGCCCGCAGGGCACCGAGGAGCAGAACAACCCGCTTACCGCCCTGATCAACCCGGCGCTGCTGGAGCAGCAGTACGACATCAGCGAGGAAGCCGCGCCGCGCGATGGCATGCAGTGGCTGTCGCTCACCCCCAAGCGCGATACCCAGGCCAGCTTCGATGTGGCGGCGTTGGGTTTCTCCGGCGGCGGGCTGTCGCGGATGGAACTGGTGGACGCCGTTGGCCAGCGCACCATCATCACGTTCAGCGGCTGGAAGAAGAACCCCAGTTTTGCTGCCGGTACCTTCCGTTTCGTGCCGGGCAAGGACGTCGACGTGGTCGGCGAACGCTGA
- a CDS encoding replication-associated recombination protein A, which translates to MRPLAERMRPRTLDEMVGQKRLLAPNTALRRAVESGRVHSMILWGPPGCGKTTLALLLAQYADAEFKAISAVLSGLPDVRQVLAEAAHRFADGRRTVLFVDEVHRFNKAQQDAFLPHIERGTIIFVGATTENPSFELNSALLSRCRVHVLESVSPEDVVEALQRALADTERGLGEQEITVSPESLLEIARAADGDVRRALTLLEIAAELAAGEGGEITPETLLQVLADRTRRFDKNGEQFYDQISALHKSVRSSNPDGAIYWLARMLDGGCDPSYLLRRLTIMAVEDVGLADPRALEMAINVWNAYDRIGAPEGDIALSNLVVYLASTAKSNAAYMSLHAARADIANYGTQPVPMHLRNAPTRLMKTLGYGQGYQYDHDVEGGIALDQTAFPDDMGEQVYYKPVERGLEIKLKDKLDRLRLAREQARAQRK; encoded by the coding sequence ATGCGCCCGCTCGCCGAGCGCATGCGCCCACGCACGCTGGACGAGATGGTCGGCCAGAAGCGTCTGCTGGCGCCCAACACGGCGCTGCGCCGCGCGGTTGAATCCGGGCGCGTGCATTCGATGATCCTGTGGGGCCCGCCGGGCTGTGGCAAGACCACGCTGGCCTTGCTGCTGGCGCAGTACGCCGACGCCGAGTTCAAGGCGATATCCGCGGTGCTGTCCGGCCTGCCGGACGTGCGCCAGGTGCTGGCCGAGGCAGCACATCGTTTCGCCGACGGCAGACGCACCGTGTTGTTCGTCGACGAGGTGCACCGTTTCAACAAGGCACAGCAGGATGCCTTCCTGCCGCACATTGAGCGCGGCACGATCATCTTTGTCGGCGCCACCACCGAGAACCCCTCCTTCGAACTGAATTCGGCGCTGTTGTCGCGCTGCCGCGTGCATGTGCTGGAATCGGTATCGCCCGAAGATGTGGTGGAAGCATTGCAGCGCGCACTGGCTGACACCGAGCGTGGCCTGGGCGAGCAGGAAATTACGGTCTCGCCCGAATCGCTGCTGGAAATCGCCCGTGCCGCCGATGGCGACGTGCGCCGCGCATTGACCCTGCTGGAAATCGCCGCTGAACTGGCAGCGGGGGAGGGCGGTGAAATCACCCCGGAAACCCTGCTGCAGGTGCTGGCCGACCGCACCCGCCGTTTCGACAAGAACGGTGAACAGTTCTACGACCAGATTTCAGCCCTGCACAAGTCGGTGCGCAGCTCCAACCCGGACGGCGCCATCTACTGGCTGGCCCGCATGCTCGATGGCGGCTGCGATCCGTCCTATCTGCTGCGCCGGTTGACCATCATGGCGGTGGAAGACGTCGGCCTGGCCGATCCGCGGGCGCTGGAAATGGCGATCAATGTCTGGAACGCCTATGACCGCATCGGTGCCCCGGAAGGCGATATCGCGCTGTCCAATCTGGTCGTTTATCTGGCCAGTACGGCCAAATCCAACGCCGCCTACATGTCCTTGCACGCCGCCCGTGCCGACATTGCCAACTACGGCACCCAGCCGGTGCCGATGCACCTGCGCAACGCGCCCACCCGCTTGATGAAGACACTGGGTTACGGCCAGGGCTACCAGTACGACCATGATGTCGAAGGCGGCATCGCCCTGGACCAGACCGCGTTTCCCGATGACATGGGAGAGCAGGTCTATTACAAGCCGGTGGAACGCGGTTTGGAGATCAAGCTGAAAGACAAGCTTGACCGCCTGCGTCTCGCCCGCGAACAGGCCCGCGCGCAACGCAAATGA
- the crcB gene encoding fluoride efflux transporter CrcB, which produces MWLSFLAIGVGAALGAWLRYGLSLWLNPLHNTVPLGTLTANLLGGYVIGLALAFFATRPELSPQWRLFVVTGLLGGLTTFSTFSAEVVYLLQRQQLGWGLLTIGLHLIGSLSMTAFGWWTWRVLRHLT; this is translated from the coding sequence ATGTGGCTTTCCTTCCTGGCCATCGGCGTAGGCGCGGCATTGGGCGCCTGGTTGCGCTACGGACTGAGCCTTTGGTTGAACCCGCTGCACAACACCGTGCCGCTGGGCACCTTGACCGCCAATCTGCTCGGCGGCTACGTGATCGGCCTGGCCCTGGCGTTTTTCGCCACCCGGCCGGAGCTGTCACCGCAATGGCGGCTGTTCGTGGTCACCGGTTTGCTGGGCGGCCTGACCACGTTTTCGACGTTTTCGGCTGAAGTTGTGTACCTGTTGCAGCGTCAACAGTTGGGCTGGGGCCTGCTCACCATTGGCCTGCACCTGATCGGCTCGTTGTCGATGACCGCCTTTGGCTGGTGGACCTGGCGTGTCCTGCGGCACCTGACTTGA
- a CDS encoding glucokinase, whose product MSTPASADAARIDAIAGSLPASTIIGADVGGTYARLGWTQQQADGSLSVNGFRKYACAEHPSLAAILRDYADWLARETDAPPIAHAVVAIAGVVDGDNLLNTNLAWPVSLAATRNDSGLPSLEFINDFVAVAQAMAHAEADSLHLICGQPERGAAGPALVLGPGTGLGVAVYLPGGSPSVLPSEAGHAALAGSTALEHDVLQLLSQRYEHIDNERVLSGPGLITLYTILCELRGTTPQWHTPAELVDAARNGSDALAMESVEVFCAWLGSLAGDLALTFGARAVYLTGGITGHLSGPLHAGGFQQRFLAKGRLSAALKHVPVWRVEHGELGVLGALAWHVDKRATR is encoded by the coding sequence ATGAGTACTCCAGCGTCGGCAGACGCAGCCCGCATCGATGCAATCGCAGGTTCGCTCCCCGCCAGCACCATCATCGGCGCTGATGTCGGCGGCACCTATGCCCGCCTGGGGTGGACCCAGCAGCAGGCCGACGGCAGCCTGAGCGTGAATGGTTTCCGCAAATACGCCTGCGCCGAGCACCCGAGCCTTGCCGCGATTCTGCGTGACTATGCCGATTGGCTGGCGCGCGAAACCGATGCGCCGCCCATCGCGCACGCGGTGGTGGCGATCGCTGGTGTCGTGGATGGCGACAACCTGCTCAATACCAATCTGGCCTGGCCGGTATCGCTGGCCGCAACCCGCAATGATTCGGGTCTGCCGTCGCTGGAGTTCATCAACGACTTCGTTGCCGTGGCCCAGGCCATGGCGCATGCCGAAGCCGATTCGCTGCACCTGATCTGTGGCCAACCGGAACGGGGAGCTGCCGGGCCCGCATTGGTGTTGGGACCAGGTACGGGTTTGGGTGTGGCGGTCTATCTGCCAGGCGGTAGCCCGTCCGTCCTGCCCAGCGAGGCAGGGCATGCCGCGTTGGCTGGTTCCACGGCGTTGGAACATGATGTGCTGCAGCTGCTGTCACAGCGCTATGAGCACATTGACAACGAACGGGTTCTTTCCGGCCCCGGCCTGATCACGCTGTACACCATCCTCTGCGAACTGCGCGGCACTACCCCGCAGTGGCATACGCCCGCCGAACTGGTGGATGCCGCACGCAATGGCAGCGACGCACTTGCGATGGAAAGCGTGGAGGTGTTCTGCGCGTGGCTGGGCAGCCTGGCCGGCGATCTGGCCCTTACCTTTGGCGCGCGTGCCGTCTATCTGACCGGTGGCATCACCGGGCATTTGAGCGGGCCGCTGCATGCAGGTGGCTTCCAGCAGCGCTTCCTCGCCAAAGGCCGGCTGTCCGCAGCACTCAAGCATGTTCCGGTATGGCGCGTTGAGCACGGCGAACTCGGTGTACTGGGCGCCTTGGCCTGGCACGTGGACAAACGCGCAACGCGCTGA